One Nitrospiria bacterium DNA window includes the following coding sequences:
- a CDS encoding transposase: TPNGKRAVYRSQGESCCSCGRWSRRKGYATLTVRKSHLAMRRLREIKERPEMQAIYRRRKSTVEPVFGQIKCGMGFRRYFYRGLSNVRSEWNLVCAAFNLKKITSLLQRKELIGSLEGVT, encoded by the coding sequence GACGCCGAATGGCAAGCGGGCCGTCTACCGGAGTCAAGGGGAGAGTTGCTGTTCCTGCGGCCGATGGAGCCGACGGAAGGGATATGCCACGTTGACGGTTCGAAAGAGCCATTTAGCGATGCGGCGGTTGAGGGAGATCAAAGAGAGGCCTGAGATGCAAGCGATTTATCGGCGTCGCAAGAGCACGGTGGAGCCGGTCTTCGGCCAGATCAAATGTGGGATGGGTTTTAGACGATATTTCTATCGAGGGCTTTCGAACGTTCGGAGCGAGTGGAACTTGGTTTGTGCGGCATTCAATCTGAAAAAAATCACGTCCCTTCTTCAGCGAAAAGAATTGATCGGATCCCTTGAAGGGGTTACATGA